A single region of the Zootoca vivipara chromosome 2, rZooViv1.1, whole genome shotgun sequence genome encodes:
- the LOC132591782 gene encoding uncharacterized protein LOC132591782 yields the protein MAPENASPSSPEDVAPPPGIGGTFVRGHRRSASCGSAYPMALPSDSGLPSDCRIIRVLHTGSYFHTVLPVTSLFFKTTLFCYNPAAYKFYEINSQSDPVQKLPRGTLWAKAEKPVSSLSFLSLSLSPCAIAACPLQVTSQDKAPVVIGKALEKHNQDRVLAPNYELVQLLPEGRELAFPTTANVFYTMSSTCLDFMLRPKRPREKPPPPPPPPKPTAPKGVEISATFPKIKATGRKIARALF from the exons ATGGCCCCGGAGAacgcctctccctcctccccggaGGACGTGGCCCCACCCCCTGGCATTGGGGGAACCTTCGTCCGGGGCCACCGGCGCTCGGCATCCTGTGGGTCGGCCTACCCCATGGCCCTCCCCTCGGACAGTGGACTCCCCTCGGACTGCCGCATCATCCGC gTTTTACATACCGGTAGCTATTTTCACACTGTTTTACCAGTAACTTCATTATTTTTCAAAACCACTTTGTTTTGTTACAATCCAGCAgcctataaattttatgaaataaactccCAATCAGACCCAGTCCAAAAACTCCCAAGGGGCACCCTTTGGGCGAAGGCTGAAAAacctgtttcttctctctcttttctctctctctctctctctccctgtgctaTTGCTGCCTGCCCTCTGCAGGTCACGAGCCAAGACAAGGCACCGGTTGTGATTGGAAAGGCGCTGGAGAAGCACAACCAGGATCGGGTCCTGGCCCCCAACTATGAACTGGTGCAGCTCCTGCCAGAAGGCAGAg AGCTGGCCTTCCCCACCACAGCGAACGTCTTCTACACGATGAGCAGCACCTGCCTGGACTTCATGCTGCGACCCAAGCGCCCGCGGGAGAAGCCGCCCCCTCCACCGCCCCCGCCTAAGCCGACGGCGCCCAAGGGGGTGGAAATCAGCGCCACCTTCCCAAAGATCAAGGCCACCGGGCGGAAGATAGCCAGGGCCCTCTTTTGA